The genomic region AGAGCGGCCGCGACCGCGAGGTTCACGGCGTACGCGGACCAAGCGCACCGCGGGTCGTAGTGCGTCACCTGGACGCTGTGCTCGGTTTCGTCGAGTAATCGGGCGCGGTCGGCGCGCCAGCGCAGCGCCACAGGGGCGCAGCGCATCACCGCGCCGTTCCCCGCCGGATTCCCGCCGTCCCGCTCCCATACGAGCCGGGCCGCTTCCGAGGGGGCGATTCCCTGCCGGAGCGCGTTGATCACGGCGCGTGTCTGGTTCCCCATCCCGCGTCCGTTCGACTCGTCCCATTCGAGGAGCCGGCGCGCGAGGTCGTCGTGCCGCAGCGTGTCGTGCTCGAGGATCGCTTCCGCGAGGATCGCCGCCTGCGCGAGATCGTCGTCCCAAGGCAGCCGGAGCTCCGCCGCGTCGATCTCCCGCACGCCGTCCGGATACCTGCGACGGATCTCCGCGCTCGGCCAGAACTCCACGGGAAGCCCGAGCGCGTTCCCGACCGCGAGCCCTAGAAGCGCGCCTCGGTAGCGATCGCGTGTTGTGCTCAAGGCTTGTGCCACTGAGTCTCCCCGTGGAAGTCGACCACCACGCCGAGCGCCAGCGCCCCCACTAGAAGCCGCTGCCGACGTGTCCGCCAAGATGCCACGGATACCTCCGTTCCTACGTACCCGGTTTCGTCACGACCGGCACCGGAAAGGAACCCCTGGGGACGTTCCACTCCAGGCGGAACCCCGCGCCCTCCGCCGCGGCCGGCAGTCGTGGCCCCCTAGGTTATGATATAATAGAAACTTGCGTCGACATGGATGCTGACGCCGCCCGATGCGCCGGCGAATGGCGTGAGGCTTGCTCTCGGCTCCTGCGACGGCCATGCCGTCCTCGAAATCACCGACCCGATAGGAGGAACCATGCGAGGACGAACCACGGCACCACTTCGCGCGCTCGGCGCGCTCCTGCTCGCCTTCACCGTCTCCGGCTGCTCGGACGACGACTCGACCTCTCCGAAGTTCGGAACGATCCAGATGCGCATGACGGACGCACCCGCCGCCGTCGACGCCATCAATCTCGTCATCCGGGAAGTGTCGATCCACCGCGGTGACGGAGACGATGATGAAGGCGGGTGGGAGGTGCTCCGCACGGATACGCTCGACGTCGACCTGTTCGAGTTGCGTAACGGCGTCTTCATGACGCTGGCGGCCGCGGAAGTTCCCGCGGGCACCTACACCCAGATCCGGCTCAAGCTCGACGAGGGATCCACGATCGTCGTGGACGGGGTGACTCATCCTCTCGTCGTGCCGAGCGGTCTCACGAGCGGGTACAAGCTCGTGGGGAA from Candidatus Eisenbacteria bacterium harbors:
- a CDS encoding ADP-ribosylglycohydrolase family protein; its protein translation is MSTTRDRYRGALLGLAVGNALGLPVEFWPSAEIRRRYPDGVREIDAAELRLPWDDDLAQAAILAEAILEHDTLRHDDLARRLLEWDESNGRGMGNQTRAVINALRQGIAPSEAARLVWERDGGNPAGNGAVMRCAPVALRWRADRARLLDETEHSVQVTHYDPRCAWSAYAVNLAVAAALDGRTASLEEIALALEHVNASPNTVIAVRSASGRRLEHLSLDGSAIGFTLKTMQAGLWCLENAASFEESLVEVVRAGGDTDTNGAVAGAVLGALLGAGAIPERWTAKIRRRDHLVALADGLLERSVAPSGSDGGSSRTRAAGR
- a CDS encoding DUF4382 domain-containing protein, producing the protein MRGRTTAPLRALGALLLAFTVSGCSDDDSTSPKFGTIQMRMTDAPAAVDAINLVIREVSIHRGDGDDDEGGWEVLRTDTLDVDLFELRNGVFMTLAAAEVPAGTYTQIRLKLDEGSTIVVDGVTHPLVVPSGLTSGYKLVGNFTVPPDGLLDLALDFDAARSVHLTGSGTWMLKPTVRVMPFSTAGAIKGRVLPEDTATTVYAIQAADTIGSAITLDDGRFQVSVLPAGTYSVAFDPEGAYRDTTLTGVNVIQGAATDVGDVQLTPQ